In Thamnophis elegans isolate rThaEle1 chromosome 4, rThaEle1.pri, whole genome shotgun sequence, the following proteins share a genomic window:
- the ACSS1 gene encoding acetyl-coenzyme A synthetase 2-like, mitochondrial isoform X2 has translation MIRHLFLHCRELLDMTCRLANTLKRNGIKKGDRVAIYMSVSPMAVTAMLACARIGAVHTVVFAGFSAESLAGRINDAKCKAVITCNQGIRGGRILELKNTVDEAVKNCPSVKCVFVAQRTDNKTHTCSHDILLEEEMAKEALVCPPEIMDSEDMLFMLYTSGSTGKPKGIVHTQAGYLLYAAVTHKHVFGLKQDDIFGCVADIGWITGHSYVVYGPLCNGSTTVLFESTPVYPDPGRYWETVERLKINQFYCAPTALRLLLKYGDEYVKKYDRSSLTTLGSVGEPINHEAWHWYYSVVGDKRCTLVDTWWQTETGGICIAPRPSEEGAEIIPAIAMRPFYGITPVLMDENGKVLEGNDTAGALCIAQPWPGIARTIYEDHQRFVEAYFKAYPGYYFTGDAAYRTKEGYYQLTGRMDDVLNISGHRLGTAEIEDAMDEHPAIPETAVISYPHDIKGEVALAFIVLKDDMADKEKIIKEVKTIVATKIAKYAVPEHIMIVKRLPKTRSGKIMRRLLRRIVTDNISDMGDITTLDDSSVIEEILETYKKYKLKHPIL, from the exons ATGATAAGGCATTTGTTTCTACATTGCAGGGAACTTTTGGACATGACTTGTCGCCTTGCTAATACCTTAAAAAGAAATGGTATAAAAAAGGGAGACCGAGTTGCGATCTATATGTCTGTATCTCCAATGGCAGTGACTGCCATGTTAGCTTGTGCCAGAATTGGTGCTGTTCATACAGTTGTTTTTGCTGGATTCAGTGCAGAATCTTTAGCAGGAAGAATAAATGATG ctAAATGTAAAGCAGTGATCACCTGTAACCAGGGAATCAGAGGAGGACGGATCCTAGAACTGAAAAACACCGTGGATGAAGCTGTAAAGAATTGTCCAAGTGTCAAGTGTGTTTTTGTAGCCCAGAGAACTGACAACAAAACCCATACATGCAGTCATGATATTCTCCTTGAAGAA gaGATGGCTAAGGAAGCATTGGTTTGCCCCCCTGAAATTATGGACAGTGAGGATATGCTTTTTATGCTTTACACTTCAGGAAGCACAGGAAAACCTAAAGGAATTGTTCATACTCAGGCTGGCTATCTGCTTTATGCTGCTGTAACACATAAG CATGTTTTTGGCCTCAAACAAGATGACATTTTTGGTTGTGTAGCAGATATTGGTTGGATCACAGGACACAGCTATGTTGTTTATGGACCACTTTGCAACGGAAGCACCACAGTTTTGTTTGAAAGTACTCCTGTTTATCCAGATCCAG GTCGCTATTGGGAAACTgtggaaagattaaaaattaacCAATTTTACTGTGCTCCAACTGCATTACGTTTGTTGCTAAAGTATGGGGATGAATATGTGAAGAAATATGACAGATCTTCTCTTACTACTCTTGGATCAG TGGGGGAACCAATAAATCATGAAGCTTGGCACTGGTACTACAGTGTGGTAGGAGACAAAAGGTGTACCCTTGTGGATACTTGGTGGCAAACAG AAACGGGTGGCATTTGCATTGCTCCTCGGCCTTCAGAAGAAGGAGCTGAGATTATTCCAGCTATAGCAATGAGGCCTTTCTATGGAATTACCCCAGTGCTAATGGATGAGAAT GGAAAAGTTTTAGAAGGCAATGATACCGCTGGTGCTCTCTGCATTGCACAACCCTGGCCTGGTATAGCACGGACTATCTATGAAGACCATCAGCGTTTTGTAGAAGCTTATTTCAAAGCTTACCCAG GGTATTATTTCACAGGCGATGCTGCTTATAGAACTAAGGAAGGCTATTATCAGCTAACAGGGCGAATGGATGATGTCCTAAACATCAGTGGACACAGGCTTGGAACTGCAGAAATTGAAGATGCCATG GATGAACATCCTGCAATTCCAGAAACAGCTGTGATTAGCTATCCCCATGATATCAAAGGGGAAG ttgcatTAGCTTTCATAGTATTAAAAGATGACATGGCAGATAAAGAGAAAATTATCAAAGAGGTGAAGACAATAGTTGCCACCAAGATAGCAAAATATGCTGTTCCTGAACATATTATG ATAGTGAAACGTCTTCCCAAAACTCGAtcaggaaaaattatgagaagatTGTTACGGAGAATAGTGACTGATAATATTAGTGATATGGGAGATATCACAACACTAGATGATTCCAGTGTCATAGAGGAAATACTTGAAACGTATAAGAAATATAAACTTAAGCATCCTATTCTATGA
- the ACSS1 gene encoding acetyl-coenzyme A synthetase 2-like, mitochondrial isoform X3 → MTCRLANTLKRNGIKKGDRVAIYMSVSPMAVTAMLACARIGAVHTVVFAGFSAESLAGRINDAKCKAVITCNQGIRGGRILELKNTVDEAVKNCPSVKCVFVAQRTDNKTHTCSHDILLEEEMAKEALVCPPEIMDSEDMLFMLYTSGSTGKPKGIVHTQAGYLLYAAVTHKHVFGLKQDDIFGCVADIGWITGHSYVVYGPLCNGSTTVLFESTPVYPDPGRYWETVERLKINQFYCAPTALRLLLKYGDEYVKKYDRSSLTTLGSVGEPINHEAWHWYYSVVGDKRCTLVDTWWQTETGGICIAPRPSEEGAEIIPAIAMRPFYGITPVLMDENGKVLEGNDTAGALCIAQPWPGIARTIYEDHQRFVEAYFKAYPGYYFTGDAAYRTKEGYYQLTGRMDDVLNISGHRLGTAEIEDAMDEHPAIPETAVISYPHDIKGEVALAFIVLKDDMADKEKIIKEVKTIVATKIAKYAVPEHIMIVKRLPKTRSGKIMRRLLRRIVTDNISDMGDITTLDDSSVIEEILETYKKYKLKHPIL, encoded by the exons ATGACTTGTCGCCTTGCTAATACCTTAAAAAGAAATGGTATAAAAAAGGGAGACCGAGTTGCGATCTATATGTCTGTATCTCCAATGGCAGTGACTGCCATGTTAGCTTGTGCCAGAATTGGTGCTGTTCATACAGTTGTTTTTGCTGGATTCAGTGCAGAATCTTTAGCAGGAAGAATAAATGATG ctAAATGTAAAGCAGTGATCACCTGTAACCAGGGAATCAGAGGAGGACGGATCCTAGAACTGAAAAACACCGTGGATGAAGCTGTAAAGAATTGTCCAAGTGTCAAGTGTGTTTTTGTAGCCCAGAGAACTGACAACAAAACCCATACATGCAGTCATGATATTCTCCTTGAAGAA gaGATGGCTAAGGAAGCATTGGTTTGCCCCCCTGAAATTATGGACAGTGAGGATATGCTTTTTATGCTTTACACTTCAGGAAGCACAGGAAAACCTAAAGGAATTGTTCATACTCAGGCTGGCTATCTGCTTTATGCTGCTGTAACACATAAG CATGTTTTTGGCCTCAAACAAGATGACATTTTTGGTTGTGTAGCAGATATTGGTTGGATCACAGGACACAGCTATGTTGTTTATGGACCACTTTGCAACGGAAGCACCACAGTTTTGTTTGAAAGTACTCCTGTTTATCCAGATCCAG GTCGCTATTGGGAAACTgtggaaagattaaaaattaacCAATTTTACTGTGCTCCAACTGCATTACGTTTGTTGCTAAAGTATGGGGATGAATATGTGAAGAAATATGACAGATCTTCTCTTACTACTCTTGGATCAG TGGGGGAACCAATAAATCATGAAGCTTGGCACTGGTACTACAGTGTGGTAGGAGACAAAAGGTGTACCCTTGTGGATACTTGGTGGCAAACAG AAACGGGTGGCATTTGCATTGCTCCTCGGCCTTCAGAAGAAGGAGCTGAGATTATTCCAGCTATAGCAATGAGGCCTTTCTATGGAATTACCCCAGTGCTAATGGATGAGAAT GGAAAAGTTTTAGAAGGCAATGATACCGCTGGTGCTCTCTGCATTGCACAACCCTGGCCTGGTATAGCACGGACTATCTATGAAGACCATCAGCGTTTTGTAGAAGCTTATTTCAAAGCTTACCCAG GGTATTATTTCACAGGCGATGCTGCTTATAGAACTAAGGAAGGCTATTATCAGCTAACAGGGCGAATGGATGATGTCCTAAACATCAGTGGACACAGGCTTGGAACTGCAGAAATTGAAGATGCCATG GATGAACATCCTGCAATTCCAGAAACAGCTGTGATTAGCTATCCCCATGATATCAAAGGGGAAG ttgcatTAGCTTTCATAGTATTAAAAGATGACATGGCAGATAAAGAGAAAATTATCAAAGAGGTGAAGACAATAGTTGCCACCAAGATAGCAAAATATGCTGTTCCTGAACATATTATG ATAGTGAAACGTCTTCCCAAAACTCGAtcaggaaaaattatgagaagatTGTTACGGAGAATAGTGACTGATAATATTAGTGATATGGGAGATATCACAACACTAGATGATTCCAGTGTCATAGAGGAAATACTTGAAACGTATAAGAAATATAAACTTAAGCATCCTATTCTATGA